The Prunus persica cultivar Lovell chromosome G7, Prunus_persica_NCBIv2, whole genome shotgun sequence genome has a segment encoding these proteins:
- the LOC18770387 gene encoding zinc finger CCCH domain-containing protein 37: MWQCKFGATCKFHHPKDILIPSAEQENTFGETGTTIQPEGTGFAVKPPVSFIPALSFNSKGLPVRPGEPDCPFYLIGSCMYGATWA; this comes from the exons ATGTGGCAATGTAAGTTTGGTGCAACCTGCAAATTTCATCACCCGAAAGATATCCTAATACCATCAGCCGAGCAAGAGAATACATTTGGAGAAACTGGGACAACTATTCAGCCGGAGGGAACTGGATTTGCTGTGAAGCCTCCTGTTTCATTCATCCCTGCACTGTCATTTAACTCCAAGGGTCTTCCTGTAAGACCG GGTGAACCCGATTGTCCATTCTACCTAATTGGAAG TTGCATGTATGGGGCCACTTGGGCATGA